The DNA window CTGGAATCTGTGCATGCTGCGATGATTTGCAGAGCTGTACGCTACTTTCTGCCTTCTGAACTTGATTTATGCGAAGGAAAAATTATGAAGGTGCATCTTGAGTATGGAAAGGAAATGAACCATTACTTTGCATGTGTTCTTAtatccaaatttaaatatttgaattctaGGCCAGTGGATGTTTCCATTAGGGAATCTGTCATATCCTGTTGTGAATTATAAGCATGCACTGTCATTTATTTGTTGAGTGTTCATAGATCTTTGTTAGACACTTTGTTGTTGTGAACCAACTACTTCTGTCAAGCGGAACCTCTGAATTTTGTACAATGATTGGGATTAGCGCTTGAAGAACTTTGAATTTAGTTTAAGGGGTGGGTTTGGTTATTAAATCCTTACGACTGCCTACCTTGGGGCTTACGTATTTTGCTTGTTCTCTAACTATTACATGTTGCTTGATCAGTTTGAATCCTTGGTTTCTATCATTGAAGAGTGTATAAAGATTCAGAGATTATAGGCGTGAAGTATTTGAATCAAACAGGACACTTGATCTTGCGCACCTTTAGTTTGTCAGAAACCAAGAAGCATTTAGATGATATGAAGTGAACTTTTTTGTGTGTGGAATGATTAGgttgaatattaatttttgacAGTAGTATGATTTGAGTATAAGAGCATTGCATTTTTGGTCCATCTCTAGTATGTTACGTGGGGAGCTCATTGCAACGTTTTGTGGGTGCAGGTTTTATTGGCCTTTGCTGTCCATGCTTTCTGTTTGGGAAGAATGCAGCGCTTCTGGgttctcaaacaatgttcggGTCGTGCGCCACTCATTTCATTTTGTGGGCTCTTATGAATGCAGTCTGCTGCTTATCGACTGATGGAGCTTTGTGGAATGTAGCCGGATGCTTTCTTGCATGCTATGCTTGTGGCTACCGCAAAGCCCTACGGTCCAAGTACAATTTGCCAGTATAATATCATACTCTGATCACTTTTTCATTGTTTATTTCCATCATGCCTCAACTTATAAGTTATTTACAGTTATACTTACTATATCATATATTGATCATTTCTCCTTCTCTTGATATATACTTTGCCTAAATGTCAAAACATTAAGTAGCTTATTTGTAGGTTCGTCGCTGGACAAGGCAGGGAACTGGCTCTAATGCCTTTATCCCTGCCATATAATGTAACCCAGCTCGCTAAGAATCTGTTTCTTCTTAAGCTTAGTCGATGAGTTAACTCACCGATTGTTACGTTTCCATGATTCCCATCTTTTAATTTCTGAAATGTGATGTAGGAAGCACCTTGTATGGACTTTTTCTGCCATTGCTGTGCTATCTGTCAAGAATATCATGCTTTGATCATTTTTCCTTCTCCTGATACATTCCTTGCCTAAGTAATTTCGAAACATTAAGTAGCTTATTTGTAGGTTCGTCGCCAGACAAGGCAGGGAACTGGCTCTAATGCCTTTATCCCTGCCATATAATGTAACCCAGCTCGCTAAAATTCTGTTTCTTCTTATGCTTAGTCAACGAGTTAACTTACCTACCATGACCCGCATCTTAATTTCTGAAACGTGATGTAGGAAGCACCTTGTGGAGACTTCTTGACCCACTTTTTCTGCCATTGCTGTGCTATATGTCAAGAATATAGGGAGATTCGTGAAAGAGCTGGTGGATCCAGTTCCCGTGAATTGAATCTGGCTGTCGTTACTCCCCCAACAACTCAAACAATGGAATCTAATCCTCAAAAATAGTTGCTTCACTGCTGGAGCTACCAAGAAATTCTGGTAATTTATTACATTGCTTGCTTAGCACAGagttcttctttctctcttccattCTTATGGGATTTTTCAGAGTTACTACTCCCACTCttctattattattgaaaattttcccttcttttgcCTTGTTTAATATTATAGAGCTAGAATATCTGTTCCTTACAGTGATTGATTGataaatttatgtattttttcaatttttatttaattatgttgATTTTACTGTTTGTTTGATGTTGCACACAGAAAAAAAGAGTCATAATTCATAAACATCGTTTGATGTTCATTTCAGTTTTTTTGGATTTGATCGAAAATGTAAGAGAAACATTATGAATGTTAAATCTTTGTGGATAAATCCGAacatttcacattttttgaATGATCTAAAAACATTACTTGAATGATCTAAGATTTTAGTCGGTCGCTCCTCCATCTATGATTGATGATTGTCGATGCTATTTGTTTTGGTTTGGATTGAGAGGGCTCACATTCGTAGGTGTACGGAGATTACAAGATTTGTCTTATCAGTTTCCATCCAtcattttaatgaaaaatgccctcaaagaatatttttaaccaCTTCTAAATTCAAGTTGCcctgaaaggaaagaaaaaacaaaaaacagtgGGCACAAGAGATGATCACACTAAGCCCCCGCCGCCCGCCGCCGCCCCACTGATGGTTACTATTAAGGCGCATTTGCGTGTTGTGTTCGATGCCCAAAAGGGCGACACATTGTCGGCTCCTTGGCAATCTGCGCGCTCAACAAATGCCAGACGCCCCAAACCCACAAACTCCCAATACTCTCTATAAATACCAATATCAACAACAAACTTCCCCTTCAGCCTTATTCCCTCATGGCCTCTCCATCCATGCTTTACCTCCGCTTCTGCTTTCTCATCTTCTTAataagcagcagcagcagcatcagCCTTGCGGCTGTGCAGCAGCCCAAtggcggcggtggtggcggCGGTGGGGGAGGCTCAGGAAGCGGATCGAGCAGTGGTTCGGGCTCGGCTTCTGGGTCTGGGTCGGGGTCGGGGTCTGGGAGTGGTAGCGGGTCTGGTTCCAGCAGAGTGTCTCCCCAGGCAATTGGCTTGAACCACAGGAAGGCCTTTCACTGAATCagaatctatatatatatatatatatatatatataatcatcatCAATCCTTTGATGGTGCAGTTCATAGTATTATATGTCCACAATAAAGACTCTTATGAGAGAGTTCGAGTGCATGCAGTGTAATTACGACCCTGTAGTATATAATAATGCTTCTATCACTCATAAGTTCATATCAGCTCGCAATTCATAAGTTATCCACGAAATTTATTAATGGCTTTGTGGCTACAACCTAAACACAACCAATCGTTCAAATATCACAAAATAGTCAGAAAATTcatctaaattttgaatcttgtCAAATAATTTGGAGTAAATCTAATTGAGATaaacaaaacaatcaaaaACAGGATTTGGTTAGCCTTAAAATGATTGGAAATCATGATAATCAAACTCTAAGCATAGGATTTTGGGTGCTCATATTAATTCTTTTCAATAAAGAAGGTCTAGTTCTACCAAATAACTCTGAAGTAAGAGGGGAAATTGTAAGAACCTGTAAAGGAATAGCTTAAAAGAATACCAAAACCCCTCCTATACAGTTCTTTAATATAAAGGGAAAGAATATACATTTCCCCAAGAGTTGAGTTTGGAATTACATCTAAGAAAGAAGGGGATCATTCCAGATAGGTTAGAACACAGCAAGAATAGAATTCTCTGTTCATTTGAAGAAATGAGGGCTCCACTTGTTTAGAATAAAAAGCAAACAGTTGCAAAACTCCTTAAATACATAATCCTAAGGAGAAGTATTGTACCTGGCGAGAGTTGAGTGCTCCTATTCTATTCTTCAGGATGCACGGGAAGAATATACATTTCCCTAAGAGTTAAGTTTTGAAGCTATTTTGCTTCATGAAAATGCAACGAATCCACGGATTAGGTGCATATATCAACGATCTCCATTTATAGAAATCGGATTCGAAAGCAAATCTCCCCTCTTACTCAACCATGAGCCCTGAGTAGTTTATCGGGCAAATTGAGTTGTCATGACGATACCCTGATTTTCTTGGTGGAAGATCGGAAAAGACCAATCTTCATCACAAGACTAATCAGATCTGCTGTAGACACCCGAGAGAGACAAGGCAGGCAGACTCAAAGAGTAAGAGGGCAACCCAATAAATCGCAAGGAGGAACAACATTTTCCATAAGAATATGGCTAATTTCATCTACAACCACGCTGAAACTATCTTGAGTAGGCTAAAAATTTGCTCAACCTTCCAAACAATGGAGTATACCATGTTGAGCCTTAAATCAATTCTTTTTGATGCTGAAGAGaagcaagaacaagaacagaatCATGATCTACGTAAGTGGCTTAAGGAGCTTCAAAACACCTTTTACCAAATTGAGGACACCATGGATGAATTCAAATGGGATTCTGAACAAGAGGGCACTGGAAAAAAGGTACAAGCCCCTTTCTCGTGCTCTGATCCAATTTCTGCACATAAATTTATACGGTTTCGTAAAATGATGAGACTACGCAATCATTTGGATACACTAGCAGCCAGAATGTATGAATTTCATCTCACTGAAAAGCACCCAGATTCCATAGGAAGAATGAAGACAGCACACTCCTTCCTTAGCACTACTGAAGTTTCAGTAAGACATATGAAACCAAGTTGGCAATTGCAGTACACCTTAACTGATGCTCCAATGGCTTATGATGGCGATCCGTATGCTGAACTTCTGACAACTTTCAAATCTATTCATGGGTTCTTCCTCATAGTTGGGGAAGCAGGTATAGGTAAGAGCACACTTGCCAAATTCCTTTACCATCATCAAGAAGTAGTTGAACAGTATCTTTCAAGATTCTGGGTCTGTGTGAAAGAAGGTTTTGATACACAGAGATTGATCGAAGAGGTATATAGTGTTGTAGCCTGTAAAGAAATTTGTAATGACTTGACTAAGAAACAATTGCATTTAAAGGTTCAACAACTTCTGAAGGGTACATCTTTTTTGCTCGTCATTCAAGACCTTTCGACCACAAACTTAGACGATTCAAACACATTGATGAAACTATTGGGCATGGGAAACGAGAACAGCAAAATCTTAGTGACCACTCAAAGTGAGATGACTGCAGGTGCTCTAGGACTAAGAACAGTCTATGCGTCTGAGAAACAGTCTGAGAAACAATCGACGCAGAATTCGGACGATAAGAATCAGAAAGTTTCAACAGGCTTCAAACTGGAGAGGCTGTCAGAGGATAAATCATCTAAGTTATTCAAAAGATATGCCTTTAGAGATAGACAAGAAGTAAACAATGAAGAATTCACTGGAATAGAAGACCAAATTCTGCAGAAATGCAAGGGAGTTCCATTGGCAATAAAGTGNAGAATTCACTGGAATAGAAGACCAAATTCTGCAGAAATGCAAGGGAGTTCCATTGGCAATAAAGTGTATGGGAAGCTTGCTATCTTCAAAAACTAGAATAGCTGAGTGGAAGAATATCAAGGACAAGTTGTGGGCAcaaaaggaagagaatgaCGGTATTTTACATATACTCAGATTATGCTATAATCAAATGCCCTCACACCTGAAGCCCTGTTTTCTTCATTGTGCTCAATTACCAGACCGCATATTATCTTCAAATGACGTGATTCAGTTATGGATGGCACATGGGCTCCTCCATTCACCTGAAGAGAATCACGCATCTATGAAAAATATAGGTGAGAAGTATTTCATGGAGCTATGGTCAAGATGTTTCGttcaagaaattgaagaacatgGCCTCGGCTACTGGTTTAAACTGCACCCTCTTATCCAAAAACTTGCACACGTACTCGCACAAGAACGATCTGAGGGCTTAGTAGGTACCAAACCAGTCACTGAAATAAAATCCCTAGCCTTCCATGTAAGAGATATGGTGCCACCTAATGCATTCCTACCTGGAATGTGCATTCTGAAGTACAAAAGCTTAAGAGTGTTACATTTAGGCAATGCAAACATAGAGGAAATTCCAAATGCTATAGGAACACTTACAAACCTGAGATACCTCGACTTGCATGGAAATAAGAACATCAAGCGGCTGCCGAATTCAATCTGCAATCTACAAAGTTTGCAAACCTTGATTCTTGAATCTTGTTCCGAACTTAAAGAATTGCCAACTGATATAAGGAATTTGATCAGCCTGAAATACTTGTGGATAACAACAAAAGAGCTTCGTTTGCACAAAAACGGAGTTGGAACCATGACTTCTCTGCAATTTCTCGCCATTGGAGGGTGCAAAGACCTACAAATTCTATTCGAACGGCCAGAGTGCCTTGTAGACCTCGAAACCCTAATGATTTACAATTGCGATAATTTGATGTCGTTGCCAAATGAGATGATATATCTAAAATCACTACAGAATTTGGTTATCTGGGGCTGCAAGCAACTAACACTCACCTTAGAGAACGCCAAATTTAGGCTTCAGAGATTCACAATCAGAGAGCTTCCAAAAGTGAAGAAATTACCCGAATGGCTTGACGGATCGGTCCAAACTTTGAGAAACCTGCAGATCATCAATTGCCCCGTAACCATGAATGTAGAGAGGTTACAAGCGTTTGAAGGTGTTGAAACGGCCAAAATTTTAGGATCTGTAAAAGTCAGAGAGACGCCGCCCGGCTATGGCTTCCAATATAAGAATACGGTTATACGTGTTCCCAGGGGGATTGAcagtaaaaaagaatattactaatcattttattgaacattcataataattattattattattattatttatttatttatttatttttttttttttNNNNNNNNNNNNNNNNNNNNNNNNNNNNNNNNNNNNNNNNNNNNNNNNNNNNNNNNNNNNNNNNNNNNNNNNNNNNNNNNNNNNNNNNNNNNNNNNNNNNNNNNNNNNNNNNNNNNNNNNNNNNNNNNNNNNNNNNNNNNNNNNNNNNNNNNNNNNNNNNNNNNNNNNNNNNNNNNNNNNNNNNNNNNNNNNNNNNNNNNNNNNNNNNNNNNNNNNNNNNNNNNNNNNNNNNNNNNNNNNNNNNNNNNNNNNNNNNNNNNNNNNNNNNNNNNNNNNNNNNNNNNNNNNNNNNNNNNNNNNNNNNNNNNNNNNNNNNNNNNNNNNNNNNNNNNNNNNNNNNNNNNNNNNNNNNNNNNNNNNNNNNNNNNNNNNNNNNNNNNNNNNNNNNNNNNNNNNNNNNNNNNNNNNNNNNNNNNNNNNNNNNNNNNNNNNNNNNNNNNNNNNNNNNNNNNNNNNNNNNNNNNNNNNNNNNNNNNNNNNNNNNNNNNNNNNNNNNNNNNNNNNNNNNNNNNNNNNNNNNNNNNNNNNNNNNNNNNNNNNNNNNNNNNNNNNNNNNNNNNNNNNNNNNNNNNNNNNNNNNNNNNNNNNNNNNNNNNNNNNNNNNNNNNNNNNNNNNNNNNNNNNNNNNNNNNNNNNNNNNNNNNNNNNNNNNNNNNNNNNNNNNNNNNNNNNNNNNNNNNNNNNNNNNNNNNNNNNNNNNNNNNNNNNNNNNNNNNNNNNNNNNNNNNNNNNNNNNNNNNNNNNNNNNNNNNNNNNNNNNNNNNNNNNNNNNNNNNNNNNNNNNNNNNNNNNNNNNNNNNNNNNNNNNNNNNNNNNNNNNNNNNNNNNNNNNNNNNNNNNNNNNNNNNNNNNNNNNNNNNNNNNNNNNNNNNNNNNNNNNNNNNNNNNNNNNNNNNNNNNNNNNNNNNNNNNNNNNNNNNNNNNNNNNNNNNNNNNNNNNNNNNNNNNNNNNNNNNNNNNNNNNNNNNNNNNNNNNNNNNNNNNNNNNNNNNNNNNNNNNNNNNNNNNNNNNNNNNNNNNNNNNNNNNNNNNNNNNNNNNNNNNNNNNNNNNNNNNNNNNNNNNNNNNNNNNNNNNNNNNNNNNNNNNNNNNNNNNNNNNNNNNNNNNNNNNNNNNNNNNNNNNNNNNNNNNNNNNNNNNNNNNNNNNNNNNNNNNNNNNNNNNNNNNNNNNNNNNNNNNNNNNNNNNNNNNNNNNNNNNNNNNNNNNNNNNNNNNNNNNNNNNNNNNNNNNNNNNNNNNNNNNNNNNNNNNNNNNNNNNNNNNNNNNNNNNNNNNNNNNNNNNNNNNNNNNNNNNNNNNNNNNNNNNNNNNNNNNNNNNNNNNNNNNNNNNNNNNNNNNNNNNNNNNNNNNNNNNNNNNNNNNNNNNNNNNNNNNNNNNNNNNNNNNNNNNNNNNNNNNNNNNNNNNNNNNNNNNNNNNNNNNNNNNNNNNNNNNNNNNNNNNNNNNNNNNNNNNNNNNNNNNNNNNNNNNNNNNNNNNNNNNNNNNNNNNNNNNNNNNNNNNNNNNNNNNNNNNNNNNNNNNNNNNNNNNNNNNNNNNNNNNNNNNNNNNNNNNNNNNNNNNNNNNNNNNNNNNNNNNNNNNNNNNNNNNNNNNNNNNNNNNNNNNNNNNNNNNNNNNNNNNNNNNNNNNNNNNNNNNNNNNNNNNNNNNNNNNNNNNNNNNNNNNNNNNNNNNNNNNNNNNNNNNNNNNNNNNNNNNNNNNNNNNNNNNNNNNNNNNNNNNNNNNNNNNNNNNNNNNNNNNNNNNNNNNNNNNNNNNNNNNNNNNNNNNNNNNNNNNNNNNNNNNNNNNNNNNNNNNNNNNNNNNNNNNNNNNNNNNNNNNNNNNNNNNNNNNNNNNNNNNNNNNNNNNNNNNNNNNNNNNNNNNNNNNNNNNNNNNNNNNNNNNNNNNNNNNNNNNNNNNNNNNNNNNNNNNNNNNNNNNNNNNNNNNNNNNNNNNNNNNNNNNNNNNNNNNNNNNNNNNNNNNNNNNNNNNNNNNNNNNNNNNNNNNNNNNNNNNNNNNNNNNNNNNNNNNNNNNNNNNNNNNNNNNNNNNNNNNNNNNNNNNNNNNNNNNNNNNNNNNNNNNNNNNNNNNNNNNNNNNNNNNNNNNNNNNNNNNNNNNNNNNNNNNNNNNNNNNNNNNNNNNNNNNNNNNNNNNNNNNNNNNNNNNNNNNNNNNNNNNNNNNNNNNNNNNNNNNNNNNNNNNNNNNNNNNNNNNNNNNNNNNNNNNNNNNNNNNNNNNNNNNNNNNNNNNNNNNNNNNNNNNNNNNNNNNNNNNNNNNNNNNNNNNNNNNNNNNNNNNNNNNNNNNNNNNNNNNNNNNNNNNNNNNNNNNNNNNNNNNNNNNNNNNNNNNNNNNNNNNNNNNNNNNNNNNNNNNNNNNNNNNNNNNNNNNNNNNNNNNNNNNNNNNNNNNNNNNNNNNNNNNNNNNNNNNNNNNNNNNNNNNNNNNNNNNNNNNNNNNNNNNNNNNNNNNNNNNNNNNNNNNNNNNNNNNNNNNNNNNNNNNNNNNNNNNNNNNNNNNNNNNNNNNNNNNNNNNNNNNNNNNNNNNNNNNNNNNNNNNNNNNNNNNNNNNNNNNNNNNNNNNNNNNNNNNNNNNNNNNNNNNNNNNNNNNNNNNNNNNNNNNNNNNNNNNNNNNNNNNNNNNNNNNNNNNNNNNNNNNNNNNNNNNNNNNNNNNNNNNNNNNNNNNNNNNNNNNNNNNNNNNNNNNNNNNNNNNNNNNNNNNNNNNNNNNNNNNNNNNNNNNNNNNNNNNNNNNNNNNNNNNNNNNNNNNNNNNNNNNNNNNNNNNNNNNNNNNNNNNNNNNNNNNNNNNNNNNNNNNNNNNNNNNNNNNNNNNNNNNNNNNNNNNNNNNNNNNNNNNNNNNNNNNNNNNNNNNNNNNNNNNNNNNNNNNNNNNNNNNNNNNNNNNNNNNNNNNNNNNNNNNNNNNNNNNNNNNNNNNNNNNNNNNNNNNNNNNNNNNNNNNNNNNNNNNNNNNNNNNNNNNNNNNNNNNNNNNNNNNNNNNNNNNNNNNNNNNNNNNNNNNNNNNNNNNNNNNNNNNNNNNNNNNNNNNNNNNNNNNNNNNNNNNNNNNNNNNNNNNNNNNNNNNNNNNNNNNNNNNNNNNNNNNNNNNNNNNNNNNNNNNNNNNNNNNNNNNNNNNNNNNNNNNNNNNNNNNNNNNNNNNNNNNNNNNNNNNNNNNNNNNNNNNNNNNNNNNNNNNNNNNNNNNNNNNNNNNNNNNNNNNNNNNNNNNNNNNNNNNNNNNNNNNNNNNNNNNNNNNNNNNNNNNNNNNNNNNNNNNNNNNNNNNNNNNNNNNNNNNNNNNNNNNNNNNNNNNNNNNNNNNNNNNNNNNNNNNNNNNNNNNNNNNNNNNNNNNNNNNNNNNNNNNNNNNNNNNNNNNNNNNNNNNNNNNNNNNNNNNNNNNNNNNNNNNNNNNNNNNNNNNNNNNNNNNNNNNNNNNNNNNNNNNNNNNNNNNNNNNNNNNNNNNNNNNNNNNNNNNNNNNNNNNNNNNNNNNNNNNNNNNNNNNNNNNNNNNNNNNNNNNNNNNNNNNNNNNNNNNNNNNNNNNNNNNNNNNNNNNNNNNNNNNNNNNNNNNNNNNNNNNNNNNNNNNNNNNNNNNNNNNNNNNNNNNNNNNNNNNNNNNNNNNNNNNNNNNNNNNNNNNNNNNNNNNNNNNNNNNNNNNNNNNNNNNNNNNNNNNNNNNNNNNNNNNNNNNNNNNNNNNNNNNNNNNNNNNNNNNNNNNNNNNNNNNNNNNNNNNNNNNNNNNNNNNNNNNNNNNNNNNNNNNNNNNNNNNNNNNNNNNNNNNNNNNNNNNNNNNNNNNNNNNNNNNNNNNNNNNNNNNNNNNNNNNNNNNNNNNNNNNNNNNNNNNNNNNNNNNNNNNNNNNNNNNNNNNNNNNNNNNNNNNNNNNNNNNNNNNNNNNNNNNNNNNNNNNNNNNNNNNNNNNNNNNNNNNNNNNNNNNNNNNNNNNNNNNNNNNNNNNNNNNNNNNNNNNNNNNNNNNNNNNNNNNNNNNNNNNNNNNNNNNNNNNNNNNNNNNNNNNNNNNNNNNNNNNNNNNNNNNNNNNNNNNNNNNNNNNNNNNNNNNNNNNNNNNNNNNNNNNNNNNNNNNNNNNNNNNNNNNNNNNNNNNNNNNNNNNNNNNNNNNNNNNNNNNNNNNNNNNNNNNNNNNNNNNNNNNNNNNNNNNNNNNNNNNNNNNNNNNNNNNNNNNNNNNNNNNNNNNNNNNNNNNNNNNNNNNNNNNNNNNNNNNNNNNNNNNNNNNNNNNNNNNNNNNNNNNNNNNNNNNNNNNNNNNNNNNNNNNNNNNNNNNNNNNNNNNNNNNNNNNNNNNNNNNNNNNNNNNNNNNNNNNNNNNNNNNNNNNNNNNNNNNNNNNNNNNNNNNNNNNNNNNNNNNNNNNNNNNNNNNNNNNNNNNNNNNNNNNNNNNNNNNNNNNNNNNNNNNNNNNNNNNNNNNNNNNNNNNNNNNNNNNNNNNNNNNNNNNNNNNNNNNNNNNNNNNNNNNNNNNNNNNNNN is part of the Cucurbita pepo subsp. pepo cultivar mu-cu-16 chromosome LG03, ASM280686v2, whole genome shotgun sequence genome and encodes:
- the LOC111791188 gene encoding protein PLANT CADMIUM RESISTANCE 10-like, which gives rise to MDGHRSYVPPAYVPIGQSVSEAEIISKDEGHPIPNELKDELSQWSSGICACCDDLQSCFIGLCCPCFLFGKNAALLGSQTMFGSCATHFILWALMNAVCCLSTDGALWNVAGCFLACYACGYRKALRSKYNLPEAPCGDFLTHFFCHCCAICQEYREIRERAGGSSSRELNLAVVTPPTTQTMESNPQK
- the LOC111791724 gene encoding putative disease resistance protein RGA4, with product MEYTMLSLKSILFDAEEKQEQEQNHDLRKWLKELQNTFYQIEDTMDEFKWDSEQEGTGKKVQAPFSCSDPISAHKFIRFRKMMRLRNHLDTLAARMYEFHLTEKHPDSIGRMKTAHSFLSTTEVSVRHMKPSWQLQYTLTDAPMAYDGDPYAELLTTFKSIHGFFLIVGEAGIGKSTLAKFLYHHQEVVEQYLSRFWVCVKEGFDTQRLIEEVYSVVACKEICNDLTKKQLHLKVQQLLKGTSFLLVIQDLSTTNLDDSNTLMKLLGMGNENSKILVTTQSEMTAGALGLRTVYASEKQSEKQSTQNSDDKNQKVSTGFKLERLSEDKSSKLFKRYAFRDRQEVNNEEFTGIEDQILQKCKGVPLAIKCMGSLLSSKTRIAEWKNIKDKLWAQKEENDGILHILRLCYNQMPSHLKPCFLHCAQLPDRILSSNDVIQLWMAHGLLHSPEENHASMKNIGEKYFMELWSRCFVQEIEEHGLGYWFKLHPLIQKLAHVLAQERSEGLVGTKPVTEIKSLAFHVRDMVPPNAFLPGMCILKYKSLRVLHLGNANIEEIPNAIGTLTNLRYLDLHGNKNIKRLPNSICNLQSLQTLILESCSELKELPTDIRNLISLKYLWITTKELRLHKNGVGTMTSLQFLAIGGCKDLQILFERPECLVDLETLMIYNCDNLMSLPNEMIYLKSLQNLVIWGCKQLTLTLENAKFRLQRFTIRELPKVKKLPEWLDGSVQTLRNLQIINCPVTMNVERLQAFEGVETAKILGSVKVRETPPGYGFQYKNTVIRVPRGIDSKKEYY